The following coding sequences are from one Lolium rigidum isolate FL_2022 chromosome 6, APGP_CSIRO_Lrig_0.1, whole genome shotgun sequence window:
- the LOC124664253 gene encoding E3 ubiquitin-protein ligase SINA-like 8, whose translation MAEEVASKRIKTEKDHGAGPEPDGAAAEGGRSDGEIFVKIQSEVLCCRICLEPLKPPVFKCEAGHVLCSVCMEKLREVGSVLGLGIFCDVCRKNTNYCRCVELEQVIDAIKVPCSNQTYGCNESIIYHEKEKHETECTHAPCYCPENDCDFRGGTCCLLDHFVTAHGWSPTNFSYNKPLKISVARDHRFTLLVGEDQTMFLLTNTPTEIGSAITMVCIRPHESEPSYSCNISAAQVVAGGKAEGRLVFQKDPLVSSNSLVGGVQLGKFFLLVPPELADRSSGELTLHIRVDRLAP comes from the exons ATGGCGGAAGAAGTAGCGAGCAAGAGGATCAAGACGGAGAAGGACCATGGAGCGGGGCCGgagccggacggggcggcggcggaagggGGCAGGTCGGATGGCGAGATATTCGTCAAGATACAGTCCGAGGTCCTCTGCTGCAGGATCTGCCTCGAGCCCCTCAAGCCACCCGTCTTCAAG TGCGAGGCTGGACATGTTTTGTGTTCTGTGTGCATGGAAAAGCTCCGCGAGGTTGGGTCTGTTTTAGGATTGGGCATTTTTTGTGATGTGTGTCGCAAAAATACTAACTACTGCCGTTGCGTCGAACTCGAGCAAGTCATCGACGCCATCAAAGTGCCATGCTCAAACCAGACATATGGCTGCAATGAGTCCATCATCTACCACGAGAAAGAGAAACATGAAACTGAATGTACACATGCTCCATGCTACTGCCCAGAGAATGACTGTGATTTCAGAGGGGGAACATGTTGTCTTCTGGACCACTTCGTCACAGCGCACGGCTGGTCGCCGACCAACTTCAGCTACAACAAACCACTGAAGATATCCGTTGCTCGTGACCACCGGTTCACGCTCCTCGTCGGGGAAGACCAAACCATGTTCCTCCTGACCAATACTCCGACGGAAATCGGCAGCGCTATCACCATGGTCTGCATCCGGCCTCATGAATCTGAACCGAGCTATTCATGCAACATATCGGCTGCTCAGGTTGTTGCTGGTGGAAAAGCCGAAGGGAGGCTTGTGTTCCAGAAGGATCCTCTTGTGTCAAGCAACTCGCTGGTGGGTGGAGTTCAGTTGGGCAAGTTCTTCCTGCTGGTTCCCCCTGAACTCGCTGATCGCTCATCTGGTGAACTCACCTTACACATCCGTGTTGACAGACTGGCGCCATAG